TGTAAAAAAAGAATTATTTTCACATGAGCATCACGTTCTCTGGCACGTTTCAATGCGGGAAGGTAGAGATGTTCGTTACGCGATGAGAGCGATCCAAAGATCAGATCGATCTTTTTTTCTTCCATCATCGTCTCAATTTCGCACGCAGAAATGTTTACATGTAAAGCATCGCACAGCTTCTTGGCTGCATTAACAAACACGGCATCGTAGGCTATTTCTCCGATCAGCAGTGCTGAAATGAGGCGAGGTTGATCCAAAAGGTGTGCAGCCATTTTTCTCTCCTTACACTAACATTTTGACAATAGCATGCGCGATCTCAGGAAGCGGTAAAACCTCATCCACACCACCCAACTTAACCGACTCTTTGGGCATGCCATACACCACGCAACTCTCTTCATTTTGTGCAATGGTTTTAGCCCCTGCTTCGTGCATGTGAAACAACCCTCGTGCACCATCACTTCCCATTCCCGTCAAAATCACGCCAATCGCGTTGCTTCCTGCCACTTTGGAAACGGAGTTAAACAACACATCCACACTCGGACAATGCCCACTGACCTTAGCTCCCAGTCCAATTTCAATAAAATAACTCGCCCCTGAGCGTCTTAACACCATGTGTTTTCCACCTTGAGCGATGTACACGGTTCCCGTTTGCAAAAACTCCCCATGACGTGCCATTTTAACATCCAGTACGCAGAGTTGATTCAGCCGCATCGCAAACGATTCTAAAAAACTGTGGGGCATGTGCTGTACCACTAAAACCGCAGGCGAAGTGGAAGGAAGTCCTCCAAGAACGACTTTAAGCGCCTCCGTTCCACCCGTACTCGCCCCGATAACAATCACTTTATGCGTTGTCTCCGAAAGGCTCGTATGATGCGGGTTCACTTTCATCATGGGAATCTTTTTTTGCACGCGTGCATGCGAGGCATTGACTACTTTTTGAATCAACTCCTC
Above is a genomic segment from Sulfurospirillum halorespirans DSM 13726 containing:
- a CDS encoding protein-glutamate methylesterase/protein-glutamine glutaminase, whose amino-acid sequence is MIRVLIVDDSATARHILREILESDARLKVVGLAADAYIARDMIVELKPDVICLDVEMPRMDGVTFLQKLMLHYPTPVVMVSSLTRNSANTTLDALEAGAIDYVTKPHSHIYDGKEEIKEELIQKVVNASHARVQKKIPMMKVNPHHTSLSETTHKVIVIGASTGGTEALKVVLGGLPSTSPAVLVVQHMPHSFLESFAMRLNQLCVLDVKMARHGEFLQTGTVYIAQGGKHMVLRRSGASYFIEIGLGAKVSGHCPSVDVLFNSVSKVAGSNAIGVILTGMGSDGARGLFHMHEAGAKTIAQNEESCVVYGMPKESVKLGGVDEVLPLPEIAHAIVKMLV